In the Chitinophagales bacterium genome, one interval contains:
- a CDS encoding lysophospholipase, producing MIWIIVSCIALYILYCLAFIVFQRYFIFRPQKLTDSYVFNAATAFREINIEANDHTRLNGVLLQPQATKGIVIYFHGNWKNLDNYLPFTKKFTDLGFSVLLPDYRSFGKSGGRLTEQNFYADTELWFAVARQYFDENKILIYGRSLGTTAAACLAARQQCHQLILETPFANMYDIGRRFGMLLPDGNYLSFGFRTDLFLQSVKVPILILHGNKDETVSIHSGKKLKQYLKPGDRFVEIENGKHKNLHQFETYHDALNDFLAAGG from the coding sequence ATGATTTGGATAATCGTAAGCTGCATTGCTCTCTATATTTTATATTGCCTTGCATTCATCGTGTTTCAACGCTACTTTATTTTCCGGCCGCAAAAGCTAACGGATTCCTATGTATTTAATGCTGCAACCGCTTTCCGAGAAATTAATATCGAAGCAAATGACCATACACGCCTGAACGGCGTTTTACTGCAGCCACAAGCAACAAAGGGCATCGTCATCTACTTTCACGGCAACTGGAAAAACCTTGACAACTATCTCCCGTTCACAAAAAAATTTACCGACCTCGGTTTCAGCGTACTGTTGCCGGATTACAGGAGCTTCGGTAAGAGTGGCGGCAGGCTGACTGAACAAAATTTTTATGCCGATACGGAACTGTGGTTTGCTGTTGCAAGGCAATATTTTGATGAAAACAAGATATTGATCTATGGCCGGTCACTCGGCACAACAGCCGCCGCCTGCCTTGCTGCCCGTCAGCAATGCCATCAGCTCATTCTGGAAACACCGTTTGCCAACATGTATGACATCGGCAGGCGGTTTGGCATGTTGCTCCCTGATGGAAATTATCTCTCCTTTGGCTTCCGGACCGATCTTTTTTTGCAGTCAGTGAAGGTTCCCATTCTTATCCTGCATGGTAATAAAGATGAAACAGTTTCTATCCATTCAGGAAAAAAACTGAAGCAATACCTGAAACCCGGTGACCGTTTTGTGGAGATTGAAAATGGAAAGCATAAGAATCTGCATCAGTTTGAAACGTATCATGATGCATTGAATGATTTCCTGGCAGCAGGAGGATGA
- a CDS encoding PorT family protein codes for MPLSSDRHIVDEQFSRKLRHFKAQPSGRVWNRLSGSLQLERHVNPAARRGLLFALLLLLGFGTYWLTSTLQPGNNDKAGKQLKVTKGALPEKSLSSKHTLAAATILQNKNVADLGSGTVNLPLHSEAFSFTNDPDNLTDESYGMQTASFPALSNDSQVPFGWQAENEQMEPLHLQFAEISRPSAVFAKGINDNQQVYPAAAKNPDFYIADAKGFYAGFGQTFNTTFIADSKAYHDENLRFSPTFGIALMIQGGYNFNNKWGLEGAWIIHSQEGQRYKYLPTNNRTTSLEYIQKHISFNYMQFPLLFRHKLQGWSGITESPFFVNYSLGVQYGRLVSYSVDESKERVSNQQLFRKNEYALVAALDYDFISRKSSFVTVGIRTSIGSNLFVKDTPENLEFDDPHNFLLGVHAAINFSLKRNMQVAGQ; via the coding sequence ATGCCGCTGTCTTCTGATAGACATATTGTTGATGAACAGTTCAGCAGGAAGTTGCGTCATTTTAAGGCACAGCCGTCGGGCAGGGTATGGAACCGGCTTTCCGGCAGCCTTCAACTCGAAAGGCATGTCAATCCTGCGGCCAGGCGCGGCTTGCTGTTTGCATTGTTGTTACTGCTTGGTTTCGGTACCTACTGGCTTACCTCTACGCTGCAGCCGGGTAATAATGACAAGGCCGGAAAACAGCTGAAGGTAACTAAAGGTGCATTACCTGAAAAATCTCTTTCTTCAAAACATACATTGGCAGCTGCAACTATTCTGCAAAATAAAAATGTTGCTGATTTGGGATCTGGAACAGTCAATCTGCCATTGCATAGTGAGGCATTTAGTTTCACGAATGATCCAGATAATTTAACTGATGAATCATACGGTATGCAGACTGCTTCTTTCCCTGCACTCAGCAATGATTCACAGGTACCCTTTGGCTGGCAGGCGGAAAATGAACAGATGGAGCCGCTGCATTTACAATTTGCGGAGATTTCAAGACCGTCTGCTGTCTTTGCAAAAGGAATCAATGATAATCAGCAGGTTTATCCGGCTGCAGCGAAAAATCCTGATTTTTATATAGCTGATGCAAAAGGATTCTATGCCGGATTCGGACAAACATTCAACACCACATTTATTGCAGACAGCAAAGCATATCATGATGAAAATCTGCGATTCTCACCTACGTTCGGCATTGCACTGATGATTCAGGGCGGATACAATTTCAATAATAAGTGGGGACTGGAAGGTGCGTGGATCATTCATTCGCAGGAAGGGCAGCGTTATAAATACCTTCCCACTAATAACCGGACCACAAGCCTGGAATATATACAGAAACATATTTCATTCAACTACATGCAATTCCCATTGCTGTTTCGCCACAAGCTGCAAGGCTGGTCAGGCATAACGGAATCACCCTTCTTTGTCAATTATTCATTGGGTGTTCAGTATGGCAGGCTTGTTTCCTACAGTGTTGATGAAAGCAAAGAGAGAGTATCGAATCAGCAGCTTTTCCGCAAGAATGAATATGCATTGGTGGCGGCGCTGGATTATGATTTTATCAGCCGGAAGTCATCCTTTGTTACCGTTGGTATCCGCACTTCCATTGGTTCTAACCTGTTCGTAAAAGACACGCCGGAAAATCTGGAGTTTGATGATCCGCACAACTTCCTGCTTGGTGTGCATGCTGCTATCAATTTCTCGCTTAAAAGAAATATGCAGGTCGCCGGTCAATAG
- a CDS encoding sigma-70 family RNA polymerase sigma factor — translation MRLWGKHKVSEQQLIDGCVRGDRKMQEVFYKVFAPRMFPICLRYAGDYYQAEDMLQEGFIRAYSNLHKFRNEGSFEGWMKRIFVNTAIEGYRKNQSVRNMMEVEDMKNDLVQQDDFHHLSANDLINMVQRLSPGYRTVFNLYAIEGYSHQEIAEMLSINIGTSKSQLARARYLLQKMVLNSQRIQKYAAVF, via the coding sequence ATGCGACTCTGGGGTAAACATAAAGTCAGCGAGCAGCAACTGATTGATGGTTGTGTCAGGGGAGACCGAAAAATGCAGGAGGTATTTTACAAAGTATTTGCTCCCCGCATGTTTCCGATCTGCCTTCGGTATGCCGGTGACTATTACCAGGCTGAGGATATGCTGCAGGAAGGTTTTATCAGGGCCTATTCCAATCTGCATAAATTCAGGAATGAAGGATCATTCGAAGGCTGGATGAAACGGATTTTCGTGAATACGGCTATTGAGGGATACCGGAAAAATCAATCTGTGAGAAACATGATGGAAGTGGAAGATATGAAGAACGATCTTGTGCAGCAGGATGATTTTCATCATTTGTCGGCCAATGATCTGATCAACATGGTACAACGGCTGTCACCGGGTTACCGTACTGTTTTCAACCTCTACGCCATTGAAGGTTATTCACACCAGGAGATTGCCGAGATGCTTTCCATTAATATCGGAACCTCCAAATCGCAACTGGCCAGGGCAAGATATCTTCTGCAAAAAATGGTTTTAAATTCTCAAAGAATACAAAAATATGCCGCTGTCTTCTGA
- the rdgB gene encoding RdgB/HAM1 family non-canonical purine NTP pyrophosphatase — translation MKLIFATQNLHKRDEVQSLLGGEIIVTSLADLHFSEDLAETHATLEENALEKAMFISNRFGMDCFAEDTGLEVESLQGAPGVYSARYAGEGKQAEDNIRLLLHNLGGNANRRARFRTVICLYMQQRPYYFEGIVNGSIANSPSGSYGFGYDPVFIPEGSDRTFAVMTQEEKNAVSHRRKAIDKMIRFLKDRDQ, via the coding sequence TTGAAGCTGATTTTCGCCACACAGAATCTTCATAAACGTGATGAGGTGCAATCGCTGCTCGGGGGTGAAATCATTGTTACCTCGCTTGCTGATTTGCATTTCAGTGAAGACCTGGCTGAAACGCATGCCACACTGGAAGAAAATGCGCTGGAGAAAGCCATGTTCATCAGTAACAGGTTTGGCATGGATTGCTTTGCTGAGGATACCGGACTTGAAGTGGAAAGCCTGCAGGGGGCGCCCGGTGTTTATTCCGCGAGGTATGCCGGGGAAGGCAAGCAAGCAGAAGATAACATCCGTTTGTTGCTGCATAACCTGGGAGGTAATGCTAACCGAAGGGCAAGATTCAGGACGGTCATTTGCCTGTATATGCAGCAGCGGCCTTATTATTTTGAAGGTATTGTGAATGGAAGTATCGCCAATTCGCCTTCCGGTAGTTATGGTTTCGGCTATGATCCTGTCTTTATTCCTGAAGGCAGTGACCGGACCTTTGCTGTCATGACCCAGGAAGAGAAAAATGCCGTCAGTCACCGCCGGAAGGCTATTGATAAGATGATCCGGTTTTTAAAGGACAGGGACCAATAG
- a CDS encoding branched-chain amino acid aminotransferase: MKYPFHIEQTETSRLGTVNFKELAFGKLYGDHMFVAECKQGRWSDCKIIPYGNLYFSPASSALHYGQIIFEGMKAYKDPYGNAQLFRPEKNHRRFNKSAARMGMAEVPEELWHDALHELINLDHEWIPEEQGCSLYVRPFMFATDRFIGIRPTEFFKFLIITSPAGSYYSKPVKVLASDHYVRAFIGGVGFAKAAGNYGATMLPLKEAQKQGFDQVLWTDGIEHKYAQEIGTMNVFFVVDGIAITPNLDGTILDGVTRDSVIQLLKSYGVTVEERKISLDELADAHKKGLFMEAFGTGTAASITAISHIGYKGAVMELPPINEKNYSSKLKQDLEDIKTSRVPDPFGWVVKVKSKLVPEEV, encoded by the coding sequence ATGAAATATCCGTTTCACATTGAACAAACTGAGACATCCCGCCTCGGAACAGTTAATTTCAAAGAGCTTGCTTTCGGTAAATTGTATGGCGATCACATGTTCGTTGCGGAATGCAAGCAGGGCCGGTGGTCTGACTGCAAGATCATTCCCTATGGAAACCTGTATTTCAGCCCTGCATCCTCCGCACTGCATTATGGGCAGATAATTTTTGAAGGTATGAAAGCCTACAAAGATCCTTATGGAAATGCGCAATTATTCAGACCTGAAAAAAACCACAGGCGATTCAACAAATCGGCGGCGAGAATGGGCATGGCCGAAGTGCCGGAAGAACTCTGGCATGACGCATTGCATGAACTGATCAACCTCGACCATGAATGGATACCGGAGGAACAGGGCTGTTCATTGTATGTTCGGCCTTTCATGTTCGCCACTGATCGCTTTATCGGCATCCGCCCAACGGAATTCTTCAAGTTCCTGATTATTACTTCACCTGCCGGCTCTTATTATTCCAAGCCGGTGAAAGTGCTGGCCTCTGATCATTATGTAAGGGCATTTATCGGCGGAGTTGGATTTGCCAAGGCTGCAGGTAATTACGGGGCTACCATGTTACCATTGAAAGAAGCACAGAAGCAAGGATTCGACCAGGTTTTATGGACAGACGGGATTGAACATAAGTATGCACAGGAAATCGGCACGATGAATGTTTTCTTTGTGGTTGACGGCATTGCAATTACACCAAACCTCGACGGCACCATATTAGACGGAGTGACACGCGACAGCGTTATTCAGTTGCTAAAAAGCTATGGCGTCACGGTGGAAGAACGCAAAATATCGCTCGATGAACTTGCTGATGCACATAAAAAAGGCCTTTTCATGGAAGCTTTCGGTACAGGCACTGCAGCCTCTATTACTGCAATCTCGCATATCGGTTACAAAGGTGCCGTAATGGAATTGCCACCCATCAATGAGAAGAATTATTCATCGAAGCTGAAGCAGGACCTGGAAGATATTAAAACCAGCAGGGTGCCCGATCCTTTCGGCTGGGTAGTTAAGGTCAAGAGTAAACTCGTGCCGGAGGAAGTTTAA
- a CDS encoding TerC family protein, producing MFDFLLTADGWASLLTLIFMEIILGIDNIIFISLIAERLPKNQQQQGRAIGLAIALVVRIMLLFSISWLTHLTDPIATIGTFSLSARDIILMAGGIFLLYKTTLEIHQKIEHEDEHGTKLKGRNTFGSVILQIILIDVVFSVDSILTAVGLVDNVIIMIIAVTGAMFFMLLFSKIVSEFINRHPTIKMLALSFLLMIGVLLVADGLHYHIEKKYLYFAMAFSFLVEFLNMRERKKSKKA from the coding sequence ATGTTTGATTTTCTTCTTACTGCCGATGGCTGGGCGAGTCTGCTGACGCTGATTTTCATGGAAATTATCCTCGGCATTGACAACATCATTTTCATTTCACTGATTGCCGAGCGACTGCCGAAAAATCAGCAACAGCAAGGCCGTGCCATCGGGTTGGCCATAGCGCTGGTGGTGAGGATTATGCTGTTGTTTTCCATTTCTTGGCTGACGCATCTCACCGATCCAATTGCAACCATTGGCACTTTCTCACTCAGCGCAAGGGATATCATTCTAATGGCAGGAGGCATATTCCTGCTATACAAGACCACCCTGGAAATACATCAGAAAATTGAACACGAAGATGAGCACGGGACGAAGCTGAAGGGTAGAAACACTTTCGGATCGGTGATCCTGCAGATCATTTTGATTGATGTGGTATTCTCCGTTGATTCTATCCTGACGGCTGTGGGGCTGGTAGATAACGTCATTATCATGATTATTGCAGTAACCGGAGCAATGTTCTTTATGCTGCTGTTTTCCAAGATTGTCAGTGAGTTCATCAACAGGCATCCCACGATTAAAATGCTTGCACTTTCATTTTTATTAATGATCGGTGTGTTATTGGTAGCAGATGGCCTGCATTATCACATAGAGAAAAAATACCTCTATTTCGCCATGGCATTCTCCTTCCTCGTAGAATTCCTGAATATGAGAGAAAGGAAAAAAAGTAAAAAGGCGTAA
- a CDS encoding thiol-disulfide oxidoreductase DCC family protein: MKTVKEPNTYYLLFDGVCNLCNGFVQFIIKRDKKKQFLFSSLQSPVAVKLLAEHMSDTRKSDSVVLIEQGTMYTKSTAVLRIARQLGGGWPLLYGFIIIPPFIRDGIYDIVAKYRYRIFGKREHCMVPSAAIKRRFLE; encoded by the coding sequence ATGAAAACAGTGAAAGAGCCAAACACATATTACCTCCTCTTTGACGGCGTGTGTAATTTGTGCAATGGTTTTGTTCAGTTCATCATCAAACGTGATAAGAAAAAACAGTTTCTATTCAGCTCATTGCAGTCACCGGTTGCTGTAAAGCTGCTTGCTGAACACATGTCCGACACACGAAAATCGGATTCCGTGGTATTGATTGAGCAGGGTACCATGTATACAAAGTCAACTGCGGTTTTAAGAATTGCCAGGCAGCTTGGCGGCGGATGGCCGCTATTGTATGGTTTTATCATCATACCTCCGTTTATCAGGGACGGCATCTATGATATTGTTGCAAAATACCGTTACCGAATTTTTGGAAAGCGGGAACACTGCATGGTGCCATCGGCAGCGATAAAAAGGAGATTCCTCGAATAA
- a CDS encoding DUF151 domain-containing protein produces the protein MKKIELEIVALSHSITQSHSYAVVLGEVGGIRRLPIVIGGFEAQAIAVALEKMNPTRPLTHDLMRSICQSFNIEVKEVVINNLLDGIFYSQLVCKRGNELMEVDSRTSDALALAVRFDCPIYTYEFILDSAGLILEEPAKEEKLEIKERKAEKKPGAAAVKSMDLARQSLPELNTLLQTLLEREDYEQAIKVRDEITRRKKQS, from the coding sequence ATGAAGAAGATTGAACTGGAAATTGTCGCCTTGTCACATAGCATCACGCAATCGCATTCTTATGCCGTGGTATTGGGAGAAGTGGGTGGCATACGGCGTTTGCCGATCGTTATCGGAGGATTTGAAGCACAGGCCATTGCCGTCGCACTGGAAAAGATGAATCCAACACGGCCGCTGACGCATGACCTGATGCGCAGCATCTGCCAGTCATTTAATATTGAAGTGAAGGAAGTAGTTATCAATAACCTGCTCGACGGTATCTTCTACTCCCAGCTGGTTTGCAAACGCGGCAATGAGTTAATGGAGGTGGATTCCCGTACGTCAGATGCACTGGCCCTTGCCGTGAGATTTGACTGCCCGATATATACTTATGAATTTATTCTCGATTCAGCCGGATTGATCCTGGAGGAACCTGCGAAAGAAGAGAAGTTGGAGATCAAAGAACGCAAGGCGGAAAAAAAACCGGGCGCAGCAGCAGTGAAGTCTATGGATCTTGCCCGACAGTCGTTGCCTGAGTTGAATACCTTGCTCCAGACATTACTTGAAAGAGAAGACTACGAGCAGGCTATCAAGGTGAGGGATGAGATAACGCGCCGGAAAAAGCAATCCTGA
- a CDS encoding electron transfer flavoprotein subunit alpha/FixB family protein: protein MSVLVYVEAAEGKFRKPAYEASTYGAKVGAMLGVEAHALCVGEAEEESLKSLGDYGIKKVWVVKDARLRNFDPMVYAKVIAQAESQTNADVLVLIQNYNGKAIAPVLAAKLRAGLVAGAIELPVIEGDSFLVKKNVFSGKAYATYEMHSPKKIISLMPNTVAPQKTENLATVQEFKPVLSDTDFKVTVKEVVKAAGSISLSDAEIVVSGGRGLKGPENWGMLEEMANLLGAATACSRPVADIHWRPHTEHVGQTGIAIRPNLYIAIGISGAIQHLAGVNGSKVMVVINKDPEAPFFKAADYGIVGDAFEVVPKLNEALRKFKAGN, encoded by the coding sequence ATGAGTGTACTTGTTTATGTTGAAGCAGCGGAAGGAAAGTTCCGGAAACCTGCCTATGAAGCCTCCACGTATGGTGCAAAGGTTGGCGCCATGCTGGGTGTTGAAGCCCATGCTTTGTGCGTTGGAGAAGCCGAAGAGGAGTCATTGAAATCGTTAGGCGATTATGGCATCAAAAAGGTTTGGGTGGTGAAAGATGCCCGTCTCCGGAACTTTGATCCTATGGTCTATGCTAAGGTAATTGCACAGGCCGAATCGCAAACCAATGCAGATGTGCTGGTACTGATACAGAACTATAATGGCAAAGCTATTGCACCTGTTTTAGCTGCGAAATTACGTGCGGGGCTTGTTGCCGGTGCAATTGAGTTGCCGGTTATTGAAGGAGATTCGTTTTTAGTGAAGAAAAATGTGTTTTCCGGTAAGGCTTATGCAACTTACGAAATGCATTCCCCAAAGAAGATAATCTCGCTGATGCCCAACACGGTTGCTCCGCAGAAAACAGAAAACCTCGCAACCGTGCAAGAGTTTAAACCTGTATTGAGTGACACAGATTTTAAGGTGACAGTGAAAGAAGTAGTAAAGGCAGCTGGGAGCATTTCGCTGTCGGACGCGGAGATTGTCGTGTCAGGTGGTCGCGGACTGAAAGGCCCTGAGAACTGGGGCATGCTGGAAGAGATGGCAAATCTGCTTGGTGCGGCTACTGCCTGTTCGAGGCCAGTTGCCGACATACACTGGCGGCCGCATACGGAGCACGTGGGCCAGACAGGAATTGCTATCCGCCCGAATTTGTATATTGCAATAGGTATTTCAGGAGCTATTCAGCACCTGGCCGGAGTGAATGGCAGTAAAGTGATGGTGGTAATTAATAAAGATCCGGAAGCTCCTTTTTTCAAAGCTGCTGATTATGGAATTGTGGGTGACGCTTTTGAAGTGGTGCCAAAGCTGAATGAGGCATTGCGAAAATTTAAAGCAGGAAATTAA
- a CDS encoding electron transfer flavoprotein subunit beta/FixA family protein, whose translation MKILVCISKTPDTTTKISFTENSTKFNNDKVQFIINPYDEWYALVRAIELKEKPSAAVTVTVINVGGADNDAIIRKALAIGGDDAVRIDAEPDDAFFVADQIAQFARNEQYDIILLGKETIDYNGSQVGGMIAGLLDLPFISLASSLDLEGNSATVERDISGGKEVLSVQVPFVVSASKGMAEARIPNMRGIMAARTKPIKVLPPFASAKLTSVKKYDVPKEKAGPKMISADHPEELVSLLHNEARVI comes from the coding sequence ATGAAGATTTTAGTTTGTATCAGTAAAACACCGGACACGACAACAAAAATCTCGTTTACTGAAAACAGTACGAAATTCAATAATGACAAAGTGCAGTTCATCATCAATCCTTACGATGAATGGTATGCACTGGTGAGGGCCATTGAATTAAAAGAAAAGCCATCAGCAGCGGTTACGGTAACAGTGATCAATGTTGGTGGTGCTGATAACGATGCCATCATCCGAAAAGCATTAGCGATCGGTGGTGATGATGCAGTGAGGATTGATGCCGAACCGGACGATGCCTTCTTCGTGGCAGATCAGATCGCACAATTTGCCCGCAACGAACAGTATGACATCATTTTGCTTGGTAAAGAAACAATCGACTACAATGGATCACAGGTTGGCGGCATGATTGCGGGATTGCTCGATCTTCCTTTCATCTCGCTGGCCTCCTCGCTGGATCTCGAAGGCAACAGCGCTACGGTAGAGCGCGATATTTCAGGCGGAAAGGAAGTCTTAAGTGTGCAGGTTCCTTTTGTGGTCAGCGCTTCAAAAGGTATGGCAGAAGCGAGGATTCCCAATATGCGCGGCATCATGGCAGCCCGTACCAAGCCGATCAAAGTACTTCCACCGTTTGCGTCTGCGAAGCTCACTTCTGTGAAGAAGTATGATGTTCCGAAGGAGAAAGCAGGCCCTAAAATGATTTCGGCCGATCATCCGGAAGAGCTTGTATCACTGCTCCATAATGAAGCGCGGGTGATCTGA
- a CDS encoding MmcQ/YjbR family DNA-binding protein encodes MTHAFIREFCLQKKGVTEEFPFDSETLVFKVMNKMFLLTGLETLPVRINLKCDPELAVELREKYQAVTPAFHMNKTHWNSVEDDGSIPQQEIIQMIDHSYQLVVAGLSKKIRQQLEELPPASSTAN; translated from the coding sequence ATGACGCACGCCTTTATACGTGAATTTTGTCTGCAAAAGAAAGGCGTCACTGAAGAATTCCCTTTCGACAGTGAAACCCTGGTGTTTAAAGTGATGAATAAAATGTTTTTGCTGACAGGCCTGGAGACGCTGCCGGTCCGTATTAATCTGAAATGTGATCCTGAGCTGGCTGTTGAACTGCGCGAAAAATACCAGGCTGTCACACCGGCCTTTCACATGAATAAAACACACTGGAACAGCGTGGAAGATGATGGAAGCATACCGCAACAGGAAATCATACAAATGATTGATCACTCCTATCAGCTGGTAGTTGCAGGCTTATCAAAAAAAATCAGGCAGCAGCTGGAAGAACTCCCGCCAGCATCTTCAACAGCCAACTGA
- a CDS encoding cupredoxin domain-containing protein, with protein MKKIPLLFSIPLFFLMPSCGGGDNQSNQATNADTAGTYVTEQPAAAYDATKIDANAPVMEISLEALGNTMDVMSFSTAEIRVKSGTTVKIHFVNKATDAAMKHNFFIVKNGKAEAVATAAISAGPDKNFVPDDKSDILFTSNVLDPGQSEELMFAAPPAGTYQFVCTYPGHWQRMNGKFIVE; from the coding sequence ATGAAAAAAATTCCTTTGTTATTCAGCATTCCCTTATTCTTCCTGATGCCTTCCTGCGGCGGTGGTGACAACCAGTCAAATCAGGCAACAAACGCTGACACGGCAGGCACCTATGTTACTGAACAACCTGCTGCTGCCTATGATGCAACAAAGATTGATGCCAATGCACCCGTGATGGAGATTTCGCTGGAAGCACTGGGCAACACTATGGATGTTATGTCGTTTTCCACCGCTGAGATACGGGTAAAAAGCGGTACCACTGTTAAGATTCATTTTGTAAATAAAGCGACCGACGCTGCCATGAAGCATAACTTCTTTATTGTGAAAAACGGCAAGGCGGAAGCAGTTGCCACGGCTGCCATCAGTGCAGGCCCGGATAAGAACTTTGTACCCGACGACAAGTCCGACATTCTGTTCACCTCCAATGTACTCGATCCCGGACAATCTGAAGAGTTAATGTTCGCTGCGCCACCTGCCGGCACCTATCAGTTCGTCTGCACTTACCCCGGACACTGGCAAAGAATGAATGGAAAATTCATTGTGGAATAG